CCCGCCTTCACCGCAAAGCCACCGGCAAGCAGCGCGAAGGCCCCGCGTGCGGCCCACGGATCGGCTGCCGCAACGTCGGCGAGTCCCTCGATGCCGCCTCGAGTGAACGCGATACTGCCGGTCAGCCAGTAGATCGCGAGCATTCCGCCGAATATCGCCAGTCCGCCGGAGAGCGCGTACGCGAGGTATTTGTATCCCGAAACGCGGGCCTCCTCGGATTCGTCGTGGGCGACCAGCGGATAGGTCGCGAGCGTCAGCACCTCGTAGAAGACCAGCAGCATGAACAGGTTCGACGCGAACGCGACGCCCAGCGCCGCGCCGACGCTGGCACACAGCATCGCGAAGAAGCGTGTCTGGAACGGCTCGTGATGGCCGCGCATGTAGCCGATGCTGTAGACGGCGGTGATGACGTAGAGGCCGCTAGCGACGAGGGCAAAGAGCATACCGAGCTCGTCGGCCCGTAACATGAGCTCGATACCCTCGACGAAGAATCCGAGGTCGGTTTCGTGGACTCGTCCCTCAAGGACGTCCGGGACCATGCTGGCGACGATCCCGAACATCGTCACGGCGGCGAGGATCGACCACGCCTCCCGGACGTTGGGTCGGTTCTTCGAGAGGAAGATGAGTCCGACAGTGAGAAGCGGGACGAGCAGTACGGCGAGCGGTCGCAGCGAGTCGACGGTCTCGGTTCCGGCGCTCGCAACGATCGCCTCAGTCATCGCTTTCACCTCCGGTCTCCGTGCTGTTGTTGCCCTCGCTGGCGGCGATCTTCGCTTCGATCTCGCGAGTGTCTAAGGTTCCGAACTCCGAGTAGAGCCGGATCACGAGCGCGAGCGCGAGCGCCGTCAGCGAAACACCGACGACAATCGCCGTCAGAACGAGCACGTGAACGATCGGGTTGGAGTAGGGTTCGCCGAGCCCGATGATCGGCGGGTTCGAGTCCTCGACGTAGCCGATCGTCACGAGCATCAGATAGACCGAAATCTGGGCGAAGTTGAGCCCGATGACCTTCTTGATGAGGTTCGGGTTGTCGATCATCATGTACGTCCCGATCAGGAACAGCGTGAACGCTGTCAGATAGTAGTGATAGGTTCCCTCGATCACGCGTCGTCACCTCCGGTTTCGGTGTCGCTTTTGCTTGTTGTTTTCTCGGCCTTCTCGTAGCCGGCAGCGAGCCAGATCACGAGTCCGGTGATCACGCCGCTGACGAGGGCGGCGATCGCGACCTCGGCGAGCTTGACCATGTCTTCGACCGTTAGCGGAAAGACGAACAGCTCGAGGATCGCGCCCCCGAGCGGGACCGCGGCGACGGCGATCCCCCCGAACAGGAACGCGCCGAGCACGAACAGCCCGGCCAGCCCCCGTGGATCGATCCATTGCCGAGTCGGGTCGAAGCCGAACGCCAGCCCGATCAGCACGATCGCCGACGCCATCACGACGCCGCCCTGGAACGCGCCACCGGGAAGGCTAGTTCCGAACAGGGTCAAGTAGACGCCGAACGCCACGACGAACGGCGTCAGGATCCGGGCGACCGTCTTGACGACTGGCGTCTGGATGACCGGCGACGTGGTTTCTTCGACCTGTTCGTCGACGACCGCCCCGGAGCGGGCGTCCTCGGCAGTATCCTGTGTGTCCGTCCGCGGCTGCTCTTCGGTAACCGCCTCCTTCGGATCGGGGTCGTCCTCGGGAACGTAGCCGTGAACGTCCTCGTCGGCGGCATCGGCGTCGGTGCCGCCGTCGGGGCGCAGCTCCGTGGCACGGTCCGTTCCGTCGCCACTATCCGTGATATCCCGGGGCGTCTCATCGGTGCCAGTCATAGGATGTCCTCCCGTTCGAGTACGATGAGAATGCTCACTGCTGCGGCGAACGCGACGATAAGTTCGCCGAGCGTGTCCAGGCCGCGGTAGACGACCAGCACCGCGACGACCGCGTTGGGGAATCCGGCCTCTTCGAGCGTGTTCTCGATGTAGTGGCCGTACGGTGTGAGTTCGCCGTCGGCGTACGTCTCGACGACCGCGGGCGCGTTCTCGGCACCGACGGGTTCGAGCGAGAAGATAACATAACCCAGCGGAATCGCGAGGGAGCCGACTAACACCAGCGCCGGCACGTTGATCGGACGGAACGCCCCGCCCTCATCAACGGTGCTCCCGCCGTCGGTTTCGGCGGTTCGAGCGCCGGTTTCTTCGCTCTCGCCGGACATGCCCGTCGTTTTCATCACGGTGATCAGGAAGAGGACCGACGTGACGCCGGCGCCAACCGCCGCTTCGATCAGCGCGACGTCCGGCGCGGCCAGTAGTACCCAGATCACCGCGATTCCGAGGGTGAACGCGGCGAACGTAACGATCGCGCCGACGATGTCACGCGCGAACGCGACGAACACCGCGGCTGCGACGACGAACAGTATTAGTGCAAACTCGACTCCGAGCCACATCATGGCGAGTCACCTCCGCTTTCCGCGGCGGAATCGTTCTCGTCGGTCGTCCAGACCTCGACGTCCTGACTGTACGCGGCGCGGGTGATCGAGTGGGCCGCCGTCGGGTTCGTGATGTAGATGAACACGAGCAGCAGGCCCGCTCGAAGCACCTCGCCTGCGGTACCGAAGTAGATCCCGACGGCGACGATCGTGAACCCGGCGCCGAGGGTGTCGGCCTTGGTCGCCGCGTGCGAGCGCGTGTAGACGTCCGGAAGACGGAGTACGCCGACGGCGGCGACCAGCGTGAAGAACACG
This genomic window from Natronococcus occultus SP4 contains:
- a CDS encoding sodium:proton antiporter; translated protein: MIEGTYHYYLTAFTLFLIGTYMMIDNPNLIKKVIGLNFAQISVYLMLVTIGYVEDSNPPIIGLGEPYSNPIVHVLVLTAIVVGVSLTALALALVIRLYSEFGTLDTREIEAKIAASEGNNSTETGGESDD
- a CDS encoding DUF4040 domain-containing protein, with translation MMWLGVEFALILFVVAAAVFVAFARDIVGAIVTFAAFTLGIAVIWVLLAAPDVALIEAAVGAGVTSVLFLITVMKTTGMSGESEETGARTAETDGGSTVDEGGAFRPINVPALVLVGSLAIPLGYVIFSLEPVGAENAPAVVETYADGELTPYGHYIENTLEEAGFPNAVVAVLVVYRGLDTLGELIVAFAAAVSILIVLEREDIL
- a CDS encoding MnhB domain-containing protein, with protein sequence MTGTDETPRDITDSGDGTDRATELRPDGGTDADAADEDVHGYVPEDDPDPKEAVTEEQPRTDTQDTAEDARSGAVVDEQVEETTSPVIQTPVVKTVARILTPFVVAFGVYLTLFGTSLPGGAFQGGVVMASAIVLIGLAFGFDPTRQWIDPRGLAGLFVLGAFLFGGIAVAAVPLGGAILELFVFPLTVEDMVKLAEVAIAALVSGVITGLVIWLAAGYEKAEKTTSKSDTETGGDDA
- the mnhG gene encoding monovalent cation/H(+) antiporter subunit G, producing MTLTTAVIVLFVAFGVFFTLVAAVGVLRLPDVYTRSHAATKADTLGAGFTIVAVGIYFGTAGEVLRAGLLLVFIYITNPTAAHSITRAAYSQDVEVWTTDENDSAAESGGDSP